Proteins from a single region of Lasioglossum baleicum chromosome 1, iyLasBale1, whole genome shotgun sequence:
- the LOC143209220 gene encoding uncharacterized protein LOC143209220: MVWDTNIENFMAVPKGIEEVTCDVQAETATDEEEYFVVEEIIFDAQAETATDEEEHFVVEEVTCDVQAETATDEVEMVCDANTENFMVESIRNKEVTCDVQAETATDEEEHFVVEEVTCDVQAETATDEVEMVCDANAENFMAESIGNKEVTCDVQAETATDEEEYFVVEKETTTEPEEVSSLSEGLSIADMRHVFYQVQEASEHSKKYGCTTQNLQIEKMIRTGLETTMVLKCTMCDHRANVRSQRGDTKAMNINHGVVAGTITTGGGYAQAKEFLAALNIPMMSKKKYQSCHDVVVLKVIAAAEKVMLAAAAEEIRLAIERGDVINGIPHIPVVCDGTWMKRSYRTGKYDSIAGVGVIIGYYTKKVLFVGVRNKDCSICREASKKDQEPREHECFKNWSRNETSTKMESDAIAEGFRTSIEKRGLIYSTIIGDGDSSVYKTILDCDPYKTLIRVKKTQPGTTGESWKHVFGGCEREL, encoded by the coding sequence ATGGTGTGGGACACAAACATCGAAAATTTCATGGCAGTGCCCAAAGGAATCGAAGAAGTAACATGCGACGTGCAGGCAGAAACTGCCACCGACGAAGAGGAGTACTTCGTAgtggaagaaataatattcgacGCGCAGGCAGAAACTGCCACCGACGAAGAGGAGCACTTCGTCGTGGAAGAAGTAACATGCGACGTGCAGGCAGAAACTGCCACCGACGAAGTGGAAATGGTGTGCGACGCAAACACCGAAAATTTCATGGTAGAGTCCATAAGAAACAAAGAAGTAACATGCGACGTGCAGGCAGAAACTGCCACCGACGAAGAGGAGCACTTCGTCGTGGAAGAAGTAACATGCGACGTGCAGGCAGAAACTGCCACCGACGAAGTGGAAATGGTGTGCGACGCGAACGCCGAAAATTTCATGGCAGAGTCCATAGGAAACAAAGAAGTAACATGCGACGTGCAGGCAGAAACTGCCACCGACGAAGAGGAGTACTTCGTCGTAGAAAAAGAAACGACGACCGAACCAGAGGAAGTATCATCCCTTTCGGAAGGGTTGAGCATAGCTGACATGCGCCACGTCTTTTACCAGGTACAAGAGGCAAGCGAGCATTCGAAAAAATACGGATGTACAACCCAGAATCTGCAAATAGAAAAGATGATTAGAACGGGCTTGGAAACAACTATGGTTCTGAAATGCACGATGTGCGATCATAGAGCAAATGTCCGTAGCCAACGTGGTGATACTAAAGCGATGAACATCAACCACGGTGTAGTCGCCGGAACAATAACCACCGGAGGCGGATACGCACAAGCGAAAGAATTTTTGGCGGCCCTGAACATCCCCATGATGAGCAAGAAAAAATATCAGAGTTGTCATGACGTCGTCGTCCTTAAAGTAATTGCTGCTGCGGAAAAGGTAATGTTAGCAGCGGCCGCAGAGGAGATAAGACTAGCCATTGAAAGAGGCGATGTCATAAACGGAATTCCACATATTCCTGTCGTGTGTGACGGAACCTGGATGAAGAGGTCTTACCGAACAGGAAAATATGACTCCATAGCTGGTGTCGGCGTGATAATAGGCTATTACACGAAGAAAGTTTTATTCGTGGGAGTCAGGAATAAAGACTGCAGCATTTGTCGTGAAGCGTCGAAGAAGGATCAAGAACCGCGGGAACACGAATGTTTCAAGAATTGGAGCAGAAACGAAACGTCCACCAAAATGGAGAGCGACGCCATCGCAGAAGGCTTCAGGACAAGTATTGAAAAACGAGGATTGATATATTCGACGATCATTGGTGACGGCGACAGCAGCGTCTACAAAACAATTCTGGACTGTGATCCATACAAAACGTTGATTCGCGTGAAGAAAACCCAGCCGGGTACTACAGGCGAATCGTGGAAGCATGTATTCGGCGGATGCGAACGGGAATTGTGA
- the LOC143211074 gene encoding uncharacterized protein LOC143211074: MTGHEALFTAQKRVAVFILNFVGNTTKKKAADKLTLSDVEVRQALLQEYWKGFQDRDLILAEHMDSLSDRSYFKADLYGSTMEAYLYAKAWLEATSKELQGPSDTHVLATHDRSIAENSVQRTFERLKLPRFDGTQRDWEAFKERFTSLVIADKGMTPVIKLEHLLNCLSGEAQARLKGIQMVGANFLTAWETLCRRYDNRFLRFSTQMQAVTGTEASDEETGTHINQLLNTTNESINVFRTLGLPVEHWDAVLIYFIESKLATPTRLDWARELEKKKNNEFPTFAEFKYFLEDRIRTLDLVVGDRSKSVREETSAPGQQSQSSSKAKESKKTKRSSAHVATPRNSSTREPDKCSFCDGPHFIGRCSVFSNAPPTNRRAHVQTARLCLNCLSARHVVGACTSKYRCSVCHEKHHTKLHQDKTATSNAAVATLQNAESESAPGEASVLAITGGQTVLLATACVVLQSPGAAITVRALLDSGAEESFVTEQAVQALGLRRQSTHVAVNGVGAERTAVARSRVHLTLKSERDDKFSLDFTALVLKRLTSLLPRLPVDPTAWPHLASRPLADPVYFKPGRIDCILNAEALAKVIRPGIDRQPGAPTAMETSLGWVVLGKVPVQETGGKAEVSGFHVAVDRELTSALTRFWEIEEVNKPPQLSPQDEECYDHFRRTHSRRADGRFVVRLPFAREPVFADSKSTAAACLTRLERRFVRQPELAPPYKVFMQEYQALGHMEKVVNEQSGKSDVFYLPHHAVFKDGGKGKIRVVFNASQADSAGVSLNSCLHAGPKLQEDVLVIIIRWCFRKYVFTCDVVKMFRQFLVQPDDADWQRILWRFNEDEVVTPFRLVTVTYGTTCAPFLANACMLQLADDEQKRFPRGAQILRKGRYADDSYGGGDTLEEARLVRDELVSILRTAGMEVGKWAANHAELLQELGLESPAVAEREFRVEEAVSTLGLRWMPQKDAFCFKIALVEPPQTVTKRSILSEVSKLFDPIGWLAPVLVRAKLLLQTLWRQGVDWDVAVSATLSQSWSTFKGQLVELEELRIPRWFGTVGTTKWDLHGFCDASESAYAASLYLVAADTKVSRLIVAKSKVAPIKVISLPKLELCGAQLLVRLVNSLLSKLDSQPVDIHCWSDSKVALAWLQGHPSRWKPFVANRVSEILTSLPHATWRHVRSADNPADYATRGFTPTQLRESILWWNGPSWITLERSEWPGPLAELKTDLEARSMAALEVCVARGEESWSEWCARSSSLHKLIRVFAYMVRWRSNAKLSPLDRRKTWLSAQELARGRTILLRVVQNEEFADEFRTIRTKGSVSARSSIRRLLPFTDAEGVLRVGGRLDNSFLTESEKHPIILPGRHHVTRLIIADAHRSTLHGGPVLVQSQLSRRYWVVRGRNEIRGVVRKCVTCARFNARPAEQQMAPLPAVRTVPARPFTFTGLDYAGPFLLKTSGGRGQRCSKGYVAIFICMVVKAVHIEVVSDLTTAAFLAAFARFVARRGLCHTVYSDNGTTFQGAAAELRRLFEATSAMTQEIAAAIAADGIQWSHIPPRAPHFGGLWEANVRSFKRHLKRVIGDAKLTYEEFSTVCHQIEACLNSRPLGPLSSNEEDVSALTPGHFLIGSALKAPVEPFTETNEKVSVCSRWRLLSLMRNHFWKRWRREFLTQLQQRSKWLRPGYDYQVGDLVILMDDPLPPTKWPLARVVRQHRGTDGVCRVVTLRTATTQLRRPVHRLIHLPINETVDVHFMESRVPQTTV; encoded by the coding sequence ATGACGGGGCATGAAGCACTGTTCACAGCGCAAAAGCGTGTCGCGGTGTTCATTTTAAACTTCGTGGGCAACACTACGAAAAAGAAGGCCGCCGATAAGCTTACGTTGTCGGATGTCGAAGTGAGACAGGCACTCCTGCAGGAGTATTGGAAAGGCTTCCAAGACCGAGACTTGATTCTGGCAGAGCATATGGATAGCCTAAGCGACCGCTCCTACTTCAAGGCAGATCTGTATGGATCCACAATGGAAGCGTATCTGTACGCAAAAGCATGGCTGGAGGCAACATCAAAAGAGCTCCAGGGCCCTTCCGATACGCACGTTCTTGCAACGCATGACCGcagtatcgcggagaactcAGTACAGAGAACATTCGAAAGGTTAAAACTGCCCCGCTTCGATGGGACTCAACGCGATTGGGAAGCCTTTAAGGAGCGTTTTACCTCCTTGGTCATCGCAGATAAAGGGATGACGCCGGTTATCAAGCTGGAACACTTATTAAACTGTTTGTCAGGCGAGGCACAGGCAAGGTTGAAGGGCATCCAGATGGTAGGCGCAAACTTCCTTACAGCCTGGGAAACGCTGTGTCGACGCTACGACAACAGGTTCCTCCGATTCAGCACGCAAATGCAGGCCGTTACTGGAACAGAGGCTAGCGACGAGGAAACCGGAACGCACATTAACCAGCTGCTAAACACGACGAATGAGAGCATCAACGTGTTTAGAACTCTTGGACTTCCGGTCGAGCATTGGGACGCCGTCCTAATCTACTTCATCGAGAGCAAACTTGCAACTCCGACGAGGTTGGACTGGGCTAGGGAGCtggagaagaagaaaaataacGAATTCCCCACATTCGCAGAGTTCAAATACTTTCTGGAGGACAGGATACGAACTCTGGACCTTGTCGTGGGCGACCGGTCCAAGTCCGTTCGAGAGGAAACGTCCGCTCCAGGTCAGCAGTCGCAGTCCTCGTCCAAGGCCAAGGAAAGCAAGAAAACGAAGAGGTCTTCAGCTCACGTTGCCACGCCGAGGAACTCGTCTACGAGAGAGCCGGACAAATGCTCGTTCTGCGACGGACCACACTTCATTGGGCGTTGCAGTGTCTTCTCCAATGCGCCTCCGACAAATAGAAGAGCCCACGTGCAAACGGCTAGGCTCTGTCTCAACTGCCTGAGCGCAAGGCATGTTGTGGGGGCTTGCACCTCAAAATATCGGTGCTCCGTGTGCCATGAAAAGCATCATACGAAGTTGCACCAGGACAAGACAGCCACTTCGAACGCTGCGGTGGCTACGTTGCAGAATGCGGAGAGCGAATCGGCGCCGGGAGAGGCGTCTGTGCTCGCCATCACTGGGGGACAGACTGTGCTGCTGGCAACTGCCTGCGTCGTGCTCCAGTCCCCGGGTGCCGCCATCACCGTAAGGGCCTTGCTGGATTCGGGCGCAGAGGAGTCCTTCGTAACAGAGCAAGCTGTACAGGCACTTGGACTTCGTCGCCAGTCGACTCATGTGGCGGTCAATGGAGTCGGAGCCGAGCGGACAGCGGTGGCCAGAAGCAGAGTCCATCTAACGCTCAAGTCGGAGCGTGACGACAAATTCTCTCTCGATTTTACAGCGCTGGTTTTAAAAAGGTTGACGTCCCTGCTGCCACGTCTACCTGTCGACCCAACCGCGTGGCCACATCTTGCCTCGCGACCACTAGCGGATCCGGTCTACTTCAAACCAGGGCGCATCGACTGCATTTTGAATGCGGAGGCTCTTGCGAAGGTGATACGGCCAGGCATCGACCGACAACCGGGGGCACCCACTGCAATGGAAACCTCTCTCGGCTGGGTCGTGCTAGGAAAAGTACCTGTGCAAGAAACCGGAGGGAAAGCGGAGGTATCGGGATTTCACGTTGCTGTGGACCGAGAGCTAACCTCCGCGTTGACAAGATTCTGGGAGATTGAAGAAGTCAACAAGCCGCCCCAGTTGTCTCCGCAGGATGAGGAGTGCTACGATCATTTTCGGAGGACTCACTCGCGCAGGGCAGATGGTCGCTTCGTTGTCAGGCTCCCGTTTGCTAGGGAACCTGTCTTTGCTGATTCAAAGTCCACGGCTGCCGCTTGCTTGACGAGATTAGAGCGTCGTTTTGTGAGACAACCCGAGTTGGCTCCACCGTATAAAGTCTTCATGCAGGAGTACCAGGCGCTAGGTCACATGGAGAAGGTGGTCAACGAGCAGTCGGGTAAGAGCGACGTTTTTTATCTCCCTCATCATGCAGTCTTTAAAGACGGCGGTAAAGGGAAAATACGCGTAGTCTTCAACGCGTCCCAAGCCGATTCCGCCGGGGTCTCGTTGAATAGCTGCTTGCATGCGGGGCCCAAATTGCAGGAAGATGTGCTCGTCATCATCATTCGTTGGTGCTTTCGGAaatacgtttttacgtgtgatGTAGTAAAAATGTTTCGACAATTTCTCGTTCAGCCGGATGACGCTGATTGGCAACGCATTTTGTGGCGTTTCAACGAGGACGAGGTGGTCACTCCGTTTCGTTTAGTCACGGTAACATATGGGACGACCTGTGCTCCATTCCTGGCCAACGCATGCATGCTCCAGCTGGCAGATGACGAGCAGAAGCGCTTTCCTCGTGGTGCTCAAATATTGAGGAAGGGTCGTTATGCCGACGACTCCTACGGAGGGGGAGATACCCTCGAGGAAGCTAGGCTCGTGCGAGACGAGTTAGTAAGCATCCTGAGAACAGCAGGAATGGAGGTGGGCAAGTGGGCTGCAAACCACGCAGAGTTGTTGCAGGAGCTGGGACTCGAGAGTCCTGCCGTAGCTGAACGGGAGTTTCGAGTCGAGGAGGCGGTGTCCACATTAGGCCTGCGTTGGATGCCGCAAAAGGATGCCTTTTGCTTCAAAATTGCACTAGTCGAACCTCCCCAGACAGTCACGAAAAGGTCAATCTTGTCGGAAGTTTCCAAATTGTTTGACCCGATTGGCTGGCTTGCTCCCGTGTTGGTTCGTGCAAAGCTGCTGTTGCAGACCTTATGGAGGCAGGGCGTTGATTGGGACGTAGCCGTCTCCGCCACATTATCACAATCTTGGTCGACCTTTAAAGGTCAGTTGGTCGAATTGGAGGAACTACGAATTCCACGATGGTTTGGAACTGTTGGAACCACTAAGTGGGACCTACACGGTTTCTGTGATGCATCGGAGAGCGCATATGCAGCCTCACTGTACCTGGTGGCTGCTGACACCAAGGTCTCCAGACTTATTGTGGCGAAGTCCAAGGTCGCTCCAATTAAGGTCATCAGCCTGCCCAAGCTAGAGCTGTGTGGAGCTCAATTGTTAGTTCGTCTCGTTAATTCGCTGTTGTCGAAATTAGACTCTCAACCTGTTGACATTCATTGCTGGTCGGATTCGAAGGTAGCTTTAGCATGGCTGCAAGGGCACCCCTCTCGGTGGAAACCATTCGTGGCGAATAGGGTGAGTGAGATTCTCACGTCGCTGCCCCATGCTACCTGGCGGCATGTACGCTCAGCCGATAATCCGGCGGACTATGCAACCAGGGGTTTCACACCGACGCAACTGCGAGAGTCAATACTATGGTGGAACGGTCCAAGCTGGATAACATTAGAAAGATCAGAGTGGCCGGGTCCTCTTGCTGAGCTGAAGACTGACCTAGAGGCAAGGTCAATGGCGGCTCTGGAAGTTTGTGTGGCAAGAGGAGAGGAGTCTTGGTCCGAGTGGTGCGCTCGATCTTCTTCCCTGCACAAACTCATCAGGGTCTTCGCTTACATGGTCCGTTGGCGCTCCAATGCCAAGTTGTCCCCGCTGGATCGACGAAAAACTTGGCTCTCAGCGCAGGAACTAGCGAGAGGCAGAACTATTCTTCTCCGAGTTGTGCAAAACGAGGAGTTCGCGGACGAATTCAGGACGATTCGTACGAAAGGGTCGGTGTCTGCACGCAGTTCCATTCGTCGCCTACTCCCCTTCACTGATGCGGAAGGCGTGCTACGAGTTGGTGGTCGCCTCGACAATTCCTTCCTGACTGAATCCGAGAAGCACCCGATCATTCTTCCCGGCAGGCACCACGTTACGCGGTTGATCATTGCGGACGCTCATCGCTCCACTCTTCATGGGGGGCCCGTGCTAGTCCAAAGTCAACTGAGTAGACGATATTGGGTAGTCCGAGGAAGGAATGAAATTCGAGGAGTCGTGCGCAAGTGTGTCACATGTGCACGGTTTAACGCTCGCCCAGCGGAGCAGCAAATGGCTCCTCTTCCGGCGGTGCGCACGGTCCCAGCTCGCCCGTTCACATTCACCGGGTTGGACTATGCGGGGCCTTTCCTACTGAAGACATCCGGAGGCAGAGGTCAGCGGTGTTCGAAAGGCTATGTAGCCATCTTCATCTGCATGGTGGTAAAAGCTGTACACATAGAGGTGGTCTCGGATCTCACGACCGCAGCATTCTTGGCCGCGTTTGCGCGCTTCGTCGCAAGGCGAGGATTATGTCACACCGTTTACAGCGACAACGGTACGACGTTCCAAGGAGCAGCAGCAGAGCTCCGTCGCTTATTTGAGGCTACTTCCGCCATGACTCAGGAAATCGCTGCAGCCATAGCAGCGGACGGGATCCAGTGGTCGCACATCCCACCTCGAGCCCCGCACTTTGGCGGACTTTGGGAGGCCAATGTCAGGAGCTTCAAGAGGCATCTGAAGCGGGTCATTGGGGATGCCAAGCTCACGTACGAGGAGTTTTCAACTGTCTGTCACCAAATCGAGGCGTGCCTCAACTCCAGACCTCTCGGCCCGCTCAGCAGCAACGAGGAGGACGTATCGGCGCTGACCCCGGGCCACTTCTTGATCGGCTCAGCCCTCAAGGCTCCTGTAGAGCCTTTTACAGAGACGAACGAGAAGGTTTCAGTTTGTTCCAGATGGCGGCTCCTGTCCCTCATGCGGAATCACTTTTGGAAGCGGTGGCGGCGAGAATTCCTCACCCAACTGCAGCAGCGCTCCAAGTGGCTCCGCCCGGGCTACGATTATCAGGTCGGGGACCTGGTGATCCTGATGGATGACCCCCTTCCACCTACCAAGTGGCCACTGGCGAGAGTTGTCCGCCAGCACCGGGGTACCGACGGGGTTTGCAGAGTCGTAACGCTCAGGACGGCCACCACCCAACTGAGGCGACCGGTCCATCGGCTTATCCACCTGCCCATCAACGAGACCGTGGACGTGCATTTCATGGAGTCACGCGTTCCCCAGACGACTGTGTAG